In Alteromonas mediterranea DE, a single genomic region encodes these proteins:
- a CDS encoding putative bifunctional diguanylate cyclase/phosphodiesterase, whose product MLSRINHRIYAFPTVLFLFLTLVFVSAGVSIQSEERAARVSKANTVAEQVKISLEVFSTERIQALHNVMRNWPTFEPNQVDWFNAQALSLMGMQKGYSSLAFVNAKGNIEWIATPNSGVKTRLDNRLVGEPMSELGLTISSMSEKFESTLIFSPQTQHHHILIGRAISPQEPEHGYLIAGFDVQSILGVMLGELVGPQFNFKLAADNAILFESGVLVNDGTQVSLAPFSFITRDFTLSMQSQLSPYNTGMLVIVIGLIMTALVSYVLHKQLKGAVSLSDSQQRYLTASEASLDALLIYQPSDEDFVLVESNSYSRYLFRGACDVLHAMTLSEQMRYLELHDIPKHVQSVAETGVPYESHLPLTSDKVAPEWLKIQVVKAANNIAITVRDVTERFKAQQDLKRSEEKYRRLVDGMHRHFVYTKTVDHTFIYVSAGLEKILGYAQETFCKNEPKYVRQVPDETFEIREIIARGNKPEPYLVHYQSSGGKSVVLEFSDTPILDDAGALIAIEGIARDVTKELVLQEEVFFQANHDQLTGLLNRYAFDAQLREILLHTNDSAEYTPFSVTGKSGGINSKTNVTAINLHREPAKPSVMCFIDMDRFKLVNDSCGHPAGDKLLKEISTIFRQFVNGQDLLARIGGDEFCIIFRNQSLDEVTQCLDKLLLAVSNYRFVYDDKLFFVGASIGVIEINESTQSAEALIKAADNACYKAKHLGRNRYFVFRENDSQMAIDDSENQVLHALHKALQHDGFELYSQAIMPLTVPQEEQGAHLQHYEILLRLNSKESGLISPGLFIPLAERHGLMNKVDLWVVDNTLKTLESNPAHIDNVGKVAINLSGITLGDEMALHKIAQRMQSTTVPAEKICFEITETTAVTNLNAAKHFISTLRDIGCSFALDDFGAGMSSFTYLKNLDVDYVKIDGSFVRNIVHDPIDHATVTAINNIAHSMGKQTVAEFVVDNATAEVLRKLKVDYGQGFALDKPKPLAHRVQWRVKLASA is encoded by the coding sequence ATGCTGAGCAGAATTAACCATCGTATATATGCATTCCCTACGGTGCTTTTCCTTTTTCTCACCCTCGTTTTCGTATCTGCGGGTGTATCCATTCAAAGTGAAGAACGTGCGGCCCGAGTCTCTAAGGCAAATACAGTGGCTGAGCAAGTCAAAATCAGCTTAGAGGTCTTTTCTACCGAGCGTATTCAAGCCCTTCACAACGTAATGAGAAATTGGCCTACGTTTGAACCGAACCAGGTAGACTGGTTTAATGCCCAAGCGCTTTCGCTTATGGGAATGCAAAAAGGATATTCATCGCTAGCGTTTGTTAACGCGAAGGGCAATATAGAGTGGATTGCTACCCCAAATTCAGGGGTTAAAACGCGACTGGATAACCGTTTAGTTGGGGAACCGATGAGCGAGTTAGGTCTGACTATTTCCTCGATGTCTGAAAAATTTGAAAGTACGCTTATTTTTTCTCCTCAGACTCAGCATCATCATATTCTTATTGGCAGAGCTATCAGCCCTCAAGAGCCGGAGCACGGGTATCTAATAGCAGGGTTCGATGTTCAGTCTATTTTAGGCGTCATGTTAGGCGAGTTAGTGGGGCCCCAATTTAACTTTAAGTTGGCGGCTGACAATGCCATATTATTTGAAAGCGGCGTACTTGTTAACGACGGCACACAAGTTTCACTCGCGCCGTTTTCCTTCATTACGCGTGATTTTACCCTCTCTATGCAATCTCAACTGAGCCCCTACAATACGGGTATGCTGGTTATCGTTATTGGTTTGATCATGACTGCCTTGGTGAGTTATGTATTGCATAAGCAGCTAAAAGGGGCGGTGAGTTTATCAGATAGCCAACAGAGGTATTTAACCGCTAGCGAGGCGTCTTTGGATGCGTTGTTGATATACCAACCGTCTGATGAAGACTTTGTGTTAGTAGAATCAAACTCCTACAGTCGATACTTATTTCGAGGGGCCTGTGATGTTCTGCACGCTATGACGCTTTCTGAGCAAATGCGTTACCTAGAGCTTCATGACATACCCAAGCATGTGCAAAGTGTTGCAGAAACTGGGGTGCCTTACGAGTCGCACCTTCCTTTAACAAGCGATAAAGTTGCCCCTGAATGGCTTAAAATACAGGTGGTAAAAGCGGCAAATAACATCGCGATTACAGTCAGAGACGTAACTGAACGTTTTAAAGCTCAGCAGGATTTGAAACGCAGTGAGGAAAAATACCGGCGTTTGGTCGATGGTATGCACCGACACTTTGTTTACACCAAAACGGTCGATCACACGTTTATTTACGTAAGTGCGGGCCTTGAAAAAATATTGGGATATGCTCAAGAAACGTTTTGTAAAAACGAGCCTAAATACGTTCGCCAAGTTCCCGATGAAACTTTTGAAATCCGCGAAATAATAGCAAGAGGAAACAAGCCCGAGCCCTATCTGGTTCACTATCAAAGTAGCGGTGGCAAATCCGTAGTGCTGGAGTTCTCCGATACGCCAATATTAGATGACGCGGGCGCATTAATTGCCATTGAAGGTATTGCCCGCGATGTAACAAAAGAGTTGGTGTTACAGGAGGAAGTGTTTTTTCAAGCGAATCACGATCAGCTGACAGGGTTACTCAACCGTTACGCGTTCGATGCGCAATTACGCGAAATTTTACTACATACCAATGACAGCGCTGAGTACACCCCATTCAGTGTTACCGGTAAAAGCGGTGGCATAAATAGCAAAACCAATGTGACGGCAATTAATCTACACAGGGAGCCTGCAAAGCCTAGCGTTATGTGTTTTATCGACATGGACCGTTTTAAATTGGTTAACGATAGCTGTGGGCACCCGGCGGGCGACAAGTTACTAAAAGAGATATCGACTATTTTTAGGCAATTTGTAAATGGCCAAGATTTACTGGCTCGCATAGGAGGCGACGAGTTCTGCATTATATTTCGTAACCAAAGTTTGGATGAGGTTACCCAGTGTTTAGATAAACTTTTGCTTGCCGTTTCAAATTACCGCTTCGTATATGACGATAAACTCTTTTTCGTTGGTGCCAGCATTGGTGTAATAGAAATAAACGAAAGTACTCAAAGCGCTGAAGCATTGATTAAGGCAGCAGATAATGCCTGTTATAAAGCCAAGCACCTTGGGCGCAATCGCTACTTTGTGTTCCGAGAAAACGACAGTCAAATGGCGATAGACGACAGTGAAAACCAAGTATTGCATGCACTGCATAAAGCACTGCAACACGACGGGTTCGAGTTGTATAGCCAGGCGATTATGCCGCTTACAGTGCCGCAAGAAGAGCAAGGTGCTCACTTACAGCATTATGAAATTTTACTTCGTTTAAACTCTAAAGAGAGTGGGCTTATTAGCCCCGGGTTATTCATACCTTTAGCAGAACGCCACGGGTTGATGAACAAAGTGGATTTATGGGTTGTCGATAACACCTTAAAAACGTTGGAAAGCAACCCTGCGCATATCGACAATGTAGGTAAGGTAGCGATTAATCTGTCGGGGATCACGCTTGGCGATGAAATGGCGCTGCATAAAATCGCGCAGCGAATGCAAAGTACCACGGTACCCGCCGAAAAAATATGTTTTGAAATAACCGAAACAACCGCGGTAACTAACTTAAATGCGGCAAAACATTTTATTTCTACATTACGTGATATCGGGTGTAGCTTTGCCCTTGATGACTTCGGCGCGGGTATGTCCTCCTTCACGTATTTAAAGAACTTAGACGTGGATTACGTCAAAATTGACGGGTCCTTTGTTCGAAATATCGTTCACGATCCTATTGATCATGCTACAGTAACGGCAATTAATAACATTGCGCACAGCATGGGTAAGCAAACCGTTGCTGAGTTTGTGGTGGACAATGCGACAGCAGAAGTACTGCGAAAGCTGAAGGTCGATTATGGCCAAGGTTTTGCTTTGGATAAACCCAAACCACTGGCGCATAGAGTTCAATGGCGAGTAAAGCTTGCCTCTGCCTAA
- a CDS encoding serine/threonine dehydratase, translating into MSSTPNFDSIKLAYERIKKDVKHTPIVESSLLNHWLGHRILFKAECLQTIGAFKLRGAMNFLARLQEEGRLPKHVVANSSGNHAQAVAYAAAHFGIKATIFASETISPIKAAATQSYGGELKLFPTRPEADAAVKEASKAPDTVWIPPFNHEDIVAGQGTAALEALNEVGKVDAVFAPCGGGGLLSGTLLATRTLQPDALVIGAEPAEANDASMSLQAGEIVALDYSPNTLADGAATPSVGDVTFPLLQELDDFYEVDEVQIAYWTQWLHHLLKLHIEPTCAMTMAAVAAWAANTTPGQTALVMLSGGNISQASMAKIWERDFLLQPPIIDFEELNEE; encoded by the coding sequence ATGAGTAGCACACCTAACTTTGACAGTATTAAACTCGCTTACGAGCGGATCAAAAAAGACGTAAAACACACGCCTATAGTGGAATCATCTTTACTTAACCACTGGTTAGGCCACCGTATCCTATTTAAAGCCGAGTGCTTACAGACGATCGGCGCGTTTAAGCTTCGCGGCGCCATGAATTTCCTCGCCCGTTTACAAGAAGAAGGTCGCCTTCCAAAACACGTGGTTGCAAATAGTTCGGGTAATCATGCGCAGGCGGTAGCCTATGCAGCTGCACACTTTGGTATTAAGGCAACAATTTTTGCCAGTGAAACTATTTCCCCTATTAAAGCCGCTGCCACGCAAAGCTATGGTGGTGAACTAAAGTTGTTTCCCACTCGTCCAGAGGCCGACGCTGCGGTAAAAGAAGCATCAAAAGCCCCTGATACGGTCTGGATCCCGCCGTTTAATCACGAAGATATTGTAGCCGGACAAGGCACTGCAGCACTTGAGGCTCTCAATGAGGTGGGTAAGGTAGACGCTGTATTTGCTCCCTGCGGTGGTGGTGGCTTGTTGTCAGGTACTCTGTTGGCAACACGCACATTGCAACCTGATGCACTTGTCATTGGCGCAGAACCCGCTGAAGCCAATGATGCTTCTATGTCGCTTCAAGCAGGTGAAATTGTTGCTTTAGACTATTCGCCTAACACCCTTGCCGATGGCGCAGCCACACCATCTGTTGGTGATGTTACGTTTCCTTTACTTCAAGAGCTTGATGATTTTTATGAAGTGGACGAGGTGCAAATTGCTTATTGGACGCAATGGCTGCACCATCTACTAAAGCTTCACATTGAGCCTACTTGCGCTATGACTATGGCGGCGGTTGCCGCATGGGCCGCCAATACGACACCAGGGCAAACCGCTTTAGTGATGTTATCTGGGGGCAACATTAGCCAAGCTTCCATGGCAAAAATTTGGGAACGTGACTTTTTGCTACAGCCACCTATCATCGACTTTGAAGAATTAAACGAAGAATAA
- a CDS encoding YgjV family protein produces MNIVAEAFGAIAVVLNFIGYRQSHVDKYLLISAFALAALSAHFFMLDAMAAGVGTLLASVRNFIAIKHRSNTILFAFVAVNIGFLAYEWFVLEHGWIIFIAYASSLIFTVGSLVIRNTHTIRKVFLVAETLGLVYAISVGSIFGTVFNVSNLISILSKLRKPNT; encoded by the coding sequence ATGAATATTGTTGCAGAAGCGTTTGGTGCGATAGCTGTTGTTTTAAACTTTATTGGATATAGACAAAGCCATGTAGACAAATACCTACTTATTTCGGCTTTTGCGCTAGCTGCGCTAAGTGCGCACTTTTTCATGCTTGATGCCATGGCCGCCGGAGTCGGTACCTTGCTTGCCAGCGTTCGTAACTTTATTGCCATCAAGCACCGAAGTAACACCATCTTGTTTGCCTTCGTGGCGGTAAATATTGGGTTTCTCGCTTATGAGTGGTTTGTGCTAGAGCACGGTTGGATCATTTTTATCGCTTATGCATCCTCATTAATTTTTACGGTAGGATCTCTTGTTATTCGTAATACGCATACCATACGAAAAGTTTTTCTTGTTGCTGAAACCCTTGGGCTTGTTTACGCAATATCTGTAGGGAGCATCTTTGGTACCGTTTTTAACGTCAGTAACCTAATAAGTATTTTAAGTAAGCTGCGCAAGCCGAACACCTAA
- a CDS encoding PH domain-containing protein: MGLFDTIMGNASETSAADVQEELTPILAANETVTSAFKLVRDLSVFTNKRLILIDKQGLTGRKVNYHSIPYKSITQFIVETAGHFDTDAELKIWLSGKADPVEIELSASSAQAVQQNLATQMFS, from the coding sequence ATGGGTTTATTTGATACCATTATGGGTAATGCAAGCGAAACAAGCGCTGCAGATGTTCAAGAAGAACTCACCCCCATTTTAGCGGCTAATGAGACGGTTACTTCTGCGTTCAAATTAGTGCGCGATTTAAGCGTGTTCACTAATAAGCGTTTAATTCTTATTGATAAGCAAGGCCTTACAGGGCGCAAAGTAAACTACCACTCAATTCCCTATAAATCGATTACCCAGTTTATTGTTGAAACGGCGGGGCATTTTGATACCGACGCTGAGCTTAAAATTTGGTTGTCGGGTAAAGCCGATCCAGTTGAAATAGAGCTGAGTGCGTCATCAGCGCAGGCGGTACAGCAAAACCTAGCAACCCAGATGTTTAGCTAA
- a CDS encoding S9 family peptidase, whose protein sequence is MKKALLIGAAMLSTALNAETLTIERIFSSPSLDGNAPRALKVSPDGERVTFLKGKQTDYERLDLWEYHIESGETRMLFDSNDLQSGEEVLSDEEKARRERMRLSGSGIVSYQWSDDGKALLFPLGGDVFYHKLGEKGAKQLLDTEAFETDIKLSPKGNYISFIRDQNLYVKHIASGKETAITKEGGGNIKFGMAEFVAQEEMGRMTGYWWSPDESKIAFTKVDESPVDVITRSEIYADDIKLIEQKYPKAGTPNVLVELAIQDISSGDRTWVDLGDDKDIYFARGKWMPNSSTFTYQWQTRDQQTLELRAFDITESKQKVLLTESSDTWVNLHDDLYFLKEQGQFIWASERDGFKHLYLFDNNGKLVKQLTKGDWVVDSVEAIDTANNRLYFSGRKDTPLESHVYSVSLDGGDITRVTELGAYHSAAFSKDASIFIDRFSTINSPAQVSLNSATGGRITWLEENKVEEGHPLHAYMDSWTAPEFGDITTKDGATLKYRIYTPESAKQNPKQKHPVIVYLYGGPHAQVVTNSWAGNRGLLFQHWVDQGYVVFTLDNRGSNYRGKGFEDPIYKKMGFIEVEDQVAGVEFLRTLPYVDAKRIGVHGHSYGGYMTLMTMFKAGDYFAAGVSGAPVTDWRLYDTHYTERYMGNPNTDDDAYTASSVFPYAKDLKGDLLIYHGMADDNVLFTHSTMLYKHLQDLAIPFETMDYPGKKHSIRGKQTGIHLYKTVTNFFNRNLKD, encoded by the coding sequence ATGAAAAAAGCCCTTTTAATTGGAGCCGCTATGCTCTCTACTGCTTTAAACGCTGAAACGCTCACTATTGAGCGCATTTTCTCCTCCCCTTCTCTTGATGGCAATGCGCCTCGCGCTTTAAAAGTATCGCCTGATGGAGAGCGTGTAACTTTCCTTAAAGGGAAACAAACTGATTATGAACGCTTGGACCTTTGGGAATACCACATTGAGAGTGGTGAAACTCGCATGCTGTTCGACTCTAACGATTTACAAAGTGGCGAAGAAGTGCTTTCTGACGAAGAAAAAGCGCGCCGCGAACGTATGCGTTTATCAGGCAGCGGTATTGTAAGCTACCAATGGTCAGACGATGGCAAAGCCTTATTATTTCCGCTAGGCGGTGACGTGTTTTACCACAAGCTTGGCGAGAAAGGTGCCAAGCAGCTGCTCGATACAGAAGCTTTTGAAACCGACATCAAGCTTTCGCCTAAAGGCAACTACATTTCGTTTATTCGCGACCAGAACCTTTACGTAAAGCACATTGCATCAGGTAAAGAAACCGCCATCACCAAAGAAGGTGGCGGCAATATAAAATTCGGTATGGCAGAGTTTGTGGCACAGGAAGAAATGGGCCGCATGACAGGCTACTGGTGGTCGCCAGATGAAAGCAAGATTGCATTTACCAAGGTGGATGAAAGCCCGGTCGACGTGATCACACGTTCTGAAATTTATGCTGACGACATCAAACTTATTGAACAAAAGTACCCGAAAGCGGGCACGCCAAACGTATTGGTGGAACTTGCTATTCAAGACATCAGTTCTGGCGATCGCACGTGGGTAGATTTAGGTGATGACAAAGACATTTATTTTGCCCGTGGTAAGTGGATGCCAAACAGCAGTACCTTTACTTATCAGTGGCAAACCCGCGACCAGCAAACCCTTGAACTTCGCGCTTTTGACATAACAGAAAGCAAGCAAAAGGTGCTGTTAACCGAATCGAGTGATACGTGGGTAAACCTGCACGACGACCTATACTTCTTAAAAGAGCAAGGCCAATTCATTTGGGCTTCAGAGCGCGATGGCTTCAAGCACCTTTACCTCTTCGACAATAACGGTAAATTAGTTAAGCAATTAACGAAGGGTGACTGGGTAGTAGACAGTGTAGAAGCCATCGACACAGCAAATAACCGTTTGTACTTCTCTGGACGTAAAGACACGCCACTGGAAAGCCATGTATATAGTGTGTCGCTAGATGGCGGGGATATAACTCGCGTGACTGAGCTTGGTGCTTATCACAGCGCTGCGTTTAGCAAAGATGCTTCTATTTTTATTGACCGTTTCTCAACCATAAATTCACCTGCCCAGGTTAGCCTTAACAGCGCAACCGGCGGGCGAATTACTTGGCTTGAAGAAAACAAGGTTGAAGAAGGCCACCCGCTGCACGCCTATATGGATAGCTGGACAGCCCCTGAATTTGGTGACATTACCACCAAAGATGGCGCAACCCTCAAATACCGTATTTACACGCCAGAAAGTGCAAAGCAAAACCCTAAGCAAAAACACCCTGTTATTGTTTACCTTTACGGCGGCCCGCACGCACAAGTTGTAACAAACAGCTGGGCGGGCAACCGTGGTTTGCTGTTCCAACACTGGGTTGACCAAGGTTATGTGGTGTTTACGCTAGACAACCGCGGCTCTAACTATCGCGGCAAGGGTTTTGAAGATCCTATCTACAAAAAAATGGGCTTTATTGAGGTTGAAGACCAAGTGGCAGGCGTAGAGTTCTTGCGCACCCTTCCCTATGTAGATGCGAAGCGCATTGGCGTACACGGCCACAGCTACGGTGGCTACATGACCCTAATGACCATGTTTAAAGCGGGCGATTACTTTGCGGCCGGTGTGTCAGGCGCACCAGTCACCGACTGGCGCTTGTACGACACCCACTATACAGAGCGCTACATGGGCAACCCAAATACGGATGACGATGCTTACACTGCGTCTTCAGTATTCCCTTACGCAAAAGACCTAAAAGGCGACCTTTTGATTTACCACGGCATGGCTGACGATAACGTACTGTTCACCCACTCGACCATGCTGTACAAACACCTTCAAGACTTGGCAATTCCGTTTGAAACTATGGACTACCCAGGAAAGAAACACAGTATTCGTGGAAAACAAACGGGCATTCACTTATACAAAACTGTCACCAATTTCTTTAATAGAAATTTAAAAGACTAA
- a CDS encoding NAD(P)H-binding protein, giving the protein MKSAMVLGATGLVGRTLVNMLLQDRRYSEVTCLVRKPLSSQMFKDPHNRLKPVVIDFDHLQDYQGYFSVDHVYCCLGTTLKKAGSKQAFRRVDFEYVHVAAQLTRAQRANSFVWVSSVGADAKSSNFYLRVKGELENAIMRMPQLPHASAVRPSLLLGNRDESRTLEDIAQKTAPIWQSLMKGPLKKYRPVHAVDVARNMMSLQRW; this is encoded by the coding sequence ATGAAATCCGCAATGGTGCTAGGAGCGACAGGTTTAGTAGGACGAACGCTCGTAAACATGCTGTTACAGGATAGACGGTATAGTGAAGTAACCTGCTTGGTCAGAAAACCACTGTCATCGCAGATGTTTAAGGACCCACACAATAGGTTAAAACCCGTGGTGATCGACTTTGATCATCTTCAGGATTACCAAGGCTACTTTAGCGTAGATCATGTCTATTGCTGCTTGGGCACAACGCTTAAAAAAGCGGGGTCCAAGCAAGCGTTTCGGCGGGTGGATTTTGAATATGTCCACGTAGCGGCGCAGTTAACTCGGGCGCAGCGTGCGAATAGCTTCGTTTGGGTTTCGTCGGTGGGGGCCGATGCTAAAAGTAGTAATTTTTATTTGAGGGTAAAAGGCGAGTTAGAAAATGCCATTATGCGCATGCCTCAGCTGCCCCATGCATCAGCAGTTAGGCCGTCACTGTTGTTAGGCAATCGAGATGAGTCGCGCACCCTTGAAGATATTGCGCAGAAAACCGCGCCTATCTGGCAAAGCCTGATGAAAGGGCCATTGAAAAAATACCGGCCGGTTCACGCCGTTGATGTAGCGAGAAACATGATGTCGTTACAGCGCTGGTAA
- a CDS encoding tRNA1(Val) (adenine(37)-N6)-methyltransferase: MKVNTDSLILGSWAEPNSAQRIVDIGTGSGILALMMAQKAQALACIDAIEINEGAASQAAFNFQNAKWSKQLFIHHSDIKTFEAPYQYDMIITNPPYFDTPHQETKAYSTQPEKRNLARQTSSLNPNELFKRASAMLVELGSMYCVYPSSIEDNVIEIALSCGFALKKIMYVRHSSEKAPYLCVFHFTKRASGLAGLNRQHVLASIAADSRQTLTIKDEQGQYTHEYKALCQPFYLKF; the protein is encoded by the coding sequence ATGAAAGTGAACACAGACAGCCTTATTCTAGGAAGCTGGGCTGAGCCTAACTCTGCCCAGCGCATAGTAGATATAGGAACGGGAAGCGGTATTTTAGCGCTGATGATGGCGCAAAAAGCCCAAGCTTTGGCCTGCATTGATGCCATAGAGATTAATGAAGGCGCTGCATCACAAGCCGCTTTTAATTTTCAAAACGCGAAGTGGTCAAAACAGCTATTTATACATCATAGCGATATCAAGACGTTTGAAGCGCCATATCAGTACGATATGATTATCACAAACCCCCCTTATTTTGATACGCCACATCAAGAGACCAAGGCTTATAGCACGCAGCCGGAAAAGCGAAACCTAGCAAGACAAACGTCTTCACTTAATCCGAATGAACTTTTTAAGCGAGCCAGTGCAATGCTTGTTGAGTTAGGAAGTATGTACTGCGTGTACCCATCTTCTATAGAAGATAATGTCATTGAGATTGCGCTGTCCTGTGGTTTTGCATTAAAAAAAATAATGTATGTAAGGCACTCGTCAGAAAAAGCACCTTACCTTTGTGTGTTTCACTTCACAAAACGTGCTTCAGGTTTAGCGGGTTTAAACCGCCAACATGTCTTGGCATCAATCGCTGCAGATAGCAGGCAAACACTCACTATAAAAGATGAACAGGGCCAATATACCCACGAATACAAAGCCCTTTGTCAGCCTTTTTATTTGAAATTTTAA
- the bcsA gene encoding UDP-forming cellulose synthase catalytic subunit, producing MDYSQTYRHHYTSKLIVVLLVASLFLGALLLAPMDALGQLLSSIVVLIFVSLCSKEARHTQKYQHLFRVVALVLAIALSVRYLLWRGLYTLTYSDVLSMIAVWLLFAAEIYAGITSVLGAIVNAFPLSRPLLSLEGMDKSTLPSVDVMIPSYNEDEEILEVTIRAAKMLDYPKEKLHIHLLDDGGTDQKINADNPISAAQAKQRRQDLQALCERLGITYHTRAKNEFAKAGNVNSAIQNTHGDLIVILDADHVPTSDFLDRTVPWMLKNEKVFLVQTPHFMANPDPVERNYFSAFSRMPSENDMFYGTIQKGLDYWGSSFFCGSAALMRRKHLDLVGGISGESITEDAETALDLHKMGYESVYVDRPMVSGLAPETFDAFIQQRMRWAQGMTQILLLKKPFKAEGLKWYQRVGYMSSIMFWLFPFARIIFLFMPLAYLVFGLQVYHASILEIFAYTLPHVIATYMISTMLFGRTRWPLVSELYEILQCAFTLNALVKVFLKPRAPSFVVTPKGESLERTFVSPLSNVFYWAILVITFALGSGVYKFITEPLTRELTLVVLLWNVFNLLILLSVLSVLLERKQVRSQARLPATNSVVIKTNSDEAWVGDLVDLSLGGARLKLKGEGAFVPERATLTSWSHALNKNVHIAIVVLHYDSKSKILRVRFTPETEEQKSEAIAFALCDSLRWLAFQRRRTRPISYWFGAKHVLKVGLKPVLLHMLVLMGKFASQLGLLPKAAKDS from the coding sequence TTGGATTATTCGCAAACTTATAGACATCACTATACCTCTAAGCTGATAGTAGTACTCTTAGTTGCGTCTCTTTTTCTAGGGGCGCTTTTGTTAGCGCCCATGGATGCGCTTGGCCAGCTCCTTTCTTCGATAGTCGTTCTTATTTTTGTATCGCTTTGCAGTAAAGAAGCGAGGCACACTCAAAAGTATCAACACTTATTTCGCGTTGTTGCCCTTGTTCTAGCAATCGCGCTTAGTGTTAGGTATTTACTGTGGCGGGGCCTTTACACACTGACCTATTCCGATGTTTTATCGATGATTGCAGTGTGGCTACTTTTCGCCGCTGAAATCTATGCAGGCATCACCTCTGTGTTAGGCGCTATTGTCAATGCGTTCCCTTTAAGCCGACCTTTACTTTCTTTGGAAGGAATGGATAAATCTACGTTGCCTAGTGTCGATGTTATGATTCCTAGCTATAACGAAGATGAAGAAATATTAGAAGTCACTATCCGCGCAGCAAAAATGCTGGATTATCCTAAAGAGAAACTGCATATCCATTTGCTGGATGATGGAGGGACGGATCAAAAAATCAATGCAGACAACCCGATTTCAGCCGCTCAAGCGAAGCAGCGTAGACAGGATTTACAGGCACTGTGTGAACGCTTAGGTATTACCTATCACACTCGGGCAAAAAATGAGTTTGCCAAAGCGGGTAACGTTAATAGCGCAATACAAAACACCCATGGCGACCTAATAGTGATCCTAGACGCAGATCACGTACCTACATCGGACTTCCTTGATAGAACCGTGCCTTGGATGCTTAAAAACGAGAAAGTATTTCTTGTTCAAACCCCGCACTTTATGGCGAATCCCGACCCTGTAGAGCGTAACTATTTTTCAGCATTCAGCCGTATGCCATCAGAAAATGATATGTTTTATGGCACTATCCAAAAAGGCTTAGATTATTGGGGCAGCTCGTTTTTTTGTGGTTCAGCCGCACTTATGCGCCGTAAGCATTTAGATTTGGTAGGCGGTATATCAGGTGAGTCTATTACCGAAGATGCCGAAACCGCATTGGACCTTCATAAAATGGGCTACGAGTCGGTTTATGTCGATAGACCCATGGTTAGCGGCCTTGCGCCCGAGACCTTCGATGCTTTTATTCAGCAGCGCATGCGCTGGGCACAGGGTATGACCCAAATTTTATTACTGAAAAAGCCTTTTAAAGCAGAAGGGCTAAAATGGTATCAGCGAGTGGGCTACATGAGCTCAATCATGTTCTGGTTATTCCCCTTTGCTCGTATCATCTTTTTATTTATGCCTTTGGCGTACCTTGTGTTTGGTCTACAGGTGTACCATGCCTCCATACTTGAAATCTTTGCCTATACACTGCCACACGTCATCGCTACCTACATGATATCTACCATGCTTTTTGGGCGAACACGATGGCCGCTAGTGTCTGAGCTCTACGAAATATTGCAATGTGCGTTTACGCTAAACGCGCTAGTAAAAGTCTTCTTAAAACCACGTGCACCCTCTTTCGTTGTAACCCCAAAAGGGGAGAGCTTAGAAAGAACCTTCGTGTCGCCCCTTTCTAACGTCTTTTACTGGGCAATACTTGTCATTACTTTTGCATTGGGAAGCGGTGTGTATAAGTTTATCACCGAGCCGTTAACCCGAGAGCTCACATTAGTGGTGTTGCTCTGGAATGTCTTTAATTTACTAATACTTCTGTCAGTGCTAAGTGTACTTTTAGAGCGTAAACAGGTAAGAAGTCAGGCTCGCCTGCCCGCCACCAATAGCGTGGTGATTAAGACAAATAGTGATGAAGCTTGGGTGGGTGACTTAGTTGACCTTTCGTTAGGCGGTGCAAGGCTAAAACTAAAAGGTGAGGGAGCGTTCGTGCCAGAAAGGGCAACGCTAACGTCATGGAGCCATGCACTTAATAAAAACGTACACATCGCTATTGTTGTACTTCACTACGACAGTAAATCAAAAATACTTCGGGTGCGCTTTACACCAGAAACTGAAGAACAAAAAAGTGAGGCTATCGCGTTTGCGCTTTGTGACAGTTTGCGCTGGTTAGCTTTTCAGCGACGCAGAACCAGACCTATTTCTTACTGGTTTGGCGCTAAACACGTATTAAAAGTTGGGCTAAAGCCTGTTTTATTACATATGCTTGTATTAATGGGGAAATTCGCTAGCCAATTAGGGTTACTACCTAAAGCGGCAAAGGATAGTTAA